A genomic stretch from Alosa sapidissima isolate fAloSap1 chromosome 3, fAloSap1.pri, whole genome shotgun sequence includes:
- the LOC121704760 gene encoding mucin-2-like: MASFNRPYTRPLTQPPDPLTRQQSKHYFKLIQVTHHQHIISHALQTGLFPTGMTRQVAKLTQFIKPALPTQHTRTLLNQNTSDWMQHNMDILLEHYNTQLTLLTSTPSPFNTLAFQIASGWARKRYHTRLSPTTLQTVQRLLNPQSSPHTTPTHTTPPPHTTTPTPRDPPTPTHSSDPSFLTEFPPLPAPTRAPTPPPKQDLGVMPHPTLTLTTPSIPSLSTSIDLQQVTFTINTPDLTDTLSDTDDHQHPPNTTHTTQNAQHHTKNPPTTPTPIDTSPIDTLPVSPTLTPPKNRPTIQVTALVTHTYNSQPTITQRPNTAITNTTQANHLITHLVPQDITPCLSPPGSTQVGGVDPGQSKPSRVMMSKGNKKANQLTKPNAEPSTSTGVELSGAPTPSPLPLHKPSPTPHSTQPLSPRPPLLRTPTVPLLSLPLFSPTYHKWSNNRLQEWHIRPNKPILFIGDSNLARIPPHPYPNIQIDSYPGATANHMNRLLEKTSPQEAVELLVLSVGTNNREHNAKATTNKQLNKMFKLATKVFPNANIYVPVINFSPSIHPHYKYNLTEINRYITTHLPHLQPLPADQFSTTLDHIHWTPEVASKILHFWCSQLNLTFHRP, from the exons ATGGCCTCATTCAACAGACCCTACACACGTCCTCTCACACAACCTCCAGATCCCCTCACCCGACAACAATCCAAACACTACTTCAAACTGATTCAAGTCACTCACCACCAACACATAATTTCACATGCACTCCAGACAGGCCTCTTCCCCACAGGTATGACCAGACAAGTAGCCAAACTTACACAATTCATTAAACCAGCACTACCCACtcaacatacacgcacactacTCAACCAGAACACATCAGACTGGATGCAACACAACATGGACATCCTTCTGGAACACTATAACACACAACTTACACTACTGACTTCCACCCCTTCCCCTTTCAATACACTGGCATTTCAGATTGCCAGTGGCTGGGCCAGAAAGAGGTACCATACTCGCCTGTCACCCACTACCTTACAGACAGTTCAACGGCTTCTCAACCCTCAGTCTTCCCCccacacaacaccaacacacaccaccccccctccccatactACTACCCCCACTCCTAgggacccccccacacccactcactctTCTGACCCCTCTTTTCTCACTGAattccctcctcttcctgcacCCACTAGGGCCCCTACTCCCCCTCCTAAACAGGACTTGGGAGTTATGCCACATCCCACACTTACACTTACCACCCCATCCATCCCTTCACTCTCCACTTCCATTGACTTACAGCAGGTCACTTTTACCATCAACACACCTGACCTGACAGATACACTCTCAGATACTGATGACCATCAACACccacccaacaccacacacaccactcagaacgcacaacaccacaccaaaaATCCCCCCACTACTCCCACACCCATAGACACTTCTCCCATTGACAC tctcccggtctcccctaccctTACACCACCCAAAAACAGACCCACCATACAGGTTACAGCCCTTGTCACTCACACTTATAACAGTCAGCCCACAATCACCCAACGCCCTAACACGGCCATCACTAACACCACCCAGGCTAACCACCTCATAACACATTTGGTTCCACAGGATATAACACCATGTCTCTCTCCACCAGGTTCCACCCAAGTGGGAGGGGTAGACCCAGGACAGTCCAAACCATCAAGGGTGATGATGAGCAAGGGAAACAAAAAAGCTAACCAGCTTACAAAACCCAATGCTgagccctccacctccacaggtGTAGAACTGTCTGGGGCTCCTACTCCCTCCCCCCTACCTCTACACAAACCCTCACCTACACCACACTCTACACAACCCCTGTCCCCTAGGCCCCCTCTTCTTCGGACTCCTACagtcccacttctctctctccccctcttctctcctaccTATCACAAATGGTCCAACAATAGACTTCAGGAGTGGCACATCAGACCTAACAAACCCATATTATTCATAGGCGATTCCAATCTGGCCCGTATTCCCCCTCATCCATATCCCAACATACAGATAGACAGCTATCCAGGTGCCACAGCCAACCACATGAACCGGTTACTTGAGAAAACCTCCCCACAAGAAGCCGTTGAGCTGTTAGTCCTGTCGGTGGGTACCAACAACAGAGAACACAATGCTAAGGCCACCACCAACAAACAACTTAACAAAATGTTTAAGTTGGCCACCAAAGTTTTCCCCAACGCCAACATTTATGTCCCGGTCATCAACTTTTCCCCCTCTATTCACCCACACTACAAATACAATCTCACCGAGATTAACCGCTACATCAccacccacctcccccacctccaaccACTTCCAGCAGATCAATTTTCCACCACACTTGATCACATCCACTGGACCCCAGAAGTGGCTTCCAAAATCCTCCACTTCTGGTGCTCACAACTAAATTTAACCTTTCACAGACCCTAA